In Micropterus dolomieu isolate WLL.071019.BEF.003 ecotype Adirondacks linkage group LG17, ASM2129224v1, whole genome shotgun sequence, one genomic interval encodes:
- the LOC123986345 gene encoding ras-related protein Rap-2b, with amino-acid sequence MREYKVVVLGSGGVGKSALTVQFVTGSFIEKYDPTIEDFYRKEIEVDSSPSVLEILDTAGTEQFASMRDLYIKNGQGFILVYSLVNQQSFQDIKPMRDQIIRVKRYERVPMILVGNKVDLEGEREVSSGEGKALADEWNCPFMETSAKNKTSVDELFAEIVRQMNYASTPNGDDQCCSSCVIL; translated from the coding sequence ATGAGAGAGTACAAAGTAGTGGTTCTCGGGTCCGGAGGGGTCGGGAAATCCGCATTAACCGTCCAGTTCGTGACGGGGTCCTTCATAGAGAAATACGACCCCACGATAGAGGATTTCTACAGGAAGGAGATCGAGGTGGACTCCTCTCCGTCCGTCCTGGAGATCCTGGACACGGCGGGGACCGAGCAGTTCGCCTCCATGCGAGACCTGTACATAAAAAACGGACAGGGTTTCATCCTGGTCTACAGCTTGGTGAACCAGCAGAGCTTCCAGGATATCAAACCGATGAGGGATCAGATCATTCGGGTGAAAAGGTACGAGAGAGTGCCGATGATTCTGGTTGGAAACAAAGTGGACCTGGAGGGGGAAAGGGAGGTCTCGTCCGGTGAGGGGAAGGCACTGGCGGACGAGTGGAACTGCCCGTTCATGGAAACTTCAGCCAAAAATAAAACCTCGGTGGACGAACTGTTTGCAGAGATAGTCCGACAGATGAACTATGCCTCAACACCAAATGGCGACGACCAGTGCTGTTCGTCTTGTGTCATTCTTTAA